In Aegilops tauschii subsp. strangulata cultivar AL8/78 chromosome 3, Aet v6.0, whole genome shotgun sequence, one genomic interval encodes:
- the LOC109769988 gene encoding delta(3,5)-Delta(2,4)-dienoyl-CoA isomerase, peroxisomal, protein MASGGSSDAEAELRRGFKALAVTRPDPAAAVYEVRLSRPAQRNALSPDSFAEIPRAMALLDRVPAARAVVLSAAGPHFCAGIELGGPGNPLTAPFSRGADPAAAAEGLRRAILGMQAALTAVELCRKPVIAAVHGACVGGGVDLVAACDIRYCSKDATFVLKEVDMAIVADLGALQRLPRIVGYGNAADLALTGRRITAAEAKEMGLVSRVFDSKQELDAGVAKIAKEISEKSANAVMGTKAVLLRSRDITVEQGLEHVATWNSGMLRSNDLMEAIKAFMEKRKPVFSKL, encoded by the exons ATGGCCAGCGGCGGCTCGTCGGACGCGGAGGCGGAGCTGCGGCGGGGCTTCAAGGCCCTGGCCGTGACGCGGCCGGACCCGGCGGCCGCGGTCTACGAGGTGCGCCTCAGCCGCCCCGCGCAGCGCAACGCGCTCAGCCCGGACTCCTTCGCGGAGATCCCGCGCGCCATGGCGCTGCTCGACCGCGTCCCCGCCGCGCGCGCCGTCGTGCTCTCCGCCGCGGGGCCCCACTTCTGCGCGGGCATCGAGCTCGGCGGGCCCGGGAACCCGCTCACCGCGCCCTTCAGCCGGGGCGCCGACCCCGCGGCCGCGGCCGAGGGGCTCCGCCGCGCGATCCTCGGCATGCAGGCCGCGCTCACCGCCGTCGAGCTGTGCCGGAAGCCCGTCATCGCGGCCGTGCACGGCGCCTGCGTCGGCGGCGGggtcgacctcgtcgccgcctgCGACATACGCTACTGCTCCAAGGACGCCACGTTCGTGCTCAAGGAGGTGGACATGGCCATCGTCGCCGACCTCGGCGCGCTGCAGCGCCTGCCGCGGATCGTCGGCTACGGGAACGCCGCAGACCTCGCGCTCACCGGCCGCAGGATCACCGCCGCGGAGGCCAAGGAGATGGGGCTCGTCAGCAGGGTGTTCGATTCCAAGCAGGAGCTGGATGCCGGTGTTGCGAAGATCGCCAAAG AAATATCAGAGAAGTCGGCAAACGCAGTGATGGGAACGAAGGCAGTTCTACTGAGAAGCAGAGATATCACGGTAGAGCAGGGCCTGGAGCATGTAGCGACTTGGAACTCTGGAATGCTGAGATCTAATGACCTGATGGAGGCCATCAAAGCTTTCATGGAGAAGCGGAAGCCTGTTTTCTCTAAGCTCTGA
- the LOC109770000 gene encoding probable glutathione S-transferase GSTU6, translating to MAGEGDDVKLLGTVVSPFAVRVRMALHLKGVSYEDLEQDVFDKGDLLLASNPVRKKVPVLLHAGRPVSESLAIVEYVDEVWAGAASLLPADPHGRAVARFWAAYVDDKVVTAMLGILRATTEEERAERLDAALAAVRPMEDAFAECSGGKAFFAGDSVGYLDLALGCHLFWFEALREMFGVMIIDAGRTPRLAAWAGRFAETETAKKAASPIKSIVEYAGKLRAIWAAIAAAAK from the coding sequence ATGGCCGGCGAAGGAGACGACGTCAAGCTGCTGGGCACGGTGGTGAGCCCGTTCGCGGTCCGCGTACGCATGGCGCTGCACCTCAAGGGCGTGAGCTACGAGGACCTGGAGCAGGACGTGTTCGACAAgggcgacctcctcctcgcctccAACCCGGTGCGCAAGAAGGTCCCCGTGCTCCTCCACGCCGGCAGGCCCGTCTCCGAGTCGCTCGCCATCGTCGAGTACGTCGACGAGGTCTGGGCCGGCGCGGCCTCGCTCCTCCCCGCCGACCCCCACGGCCGCGCCGTCGCGCGCTTCTGGGcagcctacgtcgacgacaagGTGGTCACCGCGATGTTAGGCATCCTGCGCGCGACCACCGAGGAGGAGCGGGCGGAGAGGCTCGACGCCGCGCTCGCGGCGGTCAGGCCCATGGAGGACGCCTTTGCCGAGTGCTCTGGCGGCAAGGCCTTCTTCGCGGGCGACTCCGTCGGGTACCTCGACCTCGCGCTCGGGTGCCACCTCTTCTGGTTCGAGGCGCTGCGCGAGATGTTCGGCGTGATGATCATCGATGCCGGCAGGACTCCGCGCCTGGCCGCCTGGGCTGGAAGGTTCGCGGAGACGGAGACGGCCAAGAAGGCGGCGTCGCCCATTAAGAGCATAGTGGAATACGCCGGGAAGCTGCGGGCTATCTGGGCTGCTATTGCCGCGGCTGCCAAGTAA